In the Oceanispirochaeta sp. M1 genome, one interval contains:
- a CDS encoding carbohydrate ABC transporter permease: MNQSIQYKLGKEENLGKILVLPSMIIVFGFLLFPFLYSFILSFFSKDLARPATNGFAGLSNYIKLLQDPYFLNSLKVTGIFSFTSVFFELLIGVAIALVLNMKFRFRGFVRGLIILPWALPNIVNASMWSWIYNANYGVLNALLLKLGLIEEYQAWLGNPVSAMILVILANVWKETPFTIIMVLAALQGVPKAMYEAAKVDGANVFKRWHYITLPFIKNILMVCGLLQLIWSLLHTFELIYVITRGGPFNSTDILPLRIYWQTFKSLRFGYGSAMSYLTALIIFIPTFFYIKSAYKSSMES, encoded by the coding sequence ATGAATCAATCTATACAGTATAAATTAGGCAAAGAAGAGAATCTTGGTAAAATCCTGGTTCTGCCATCAATGATCATCGTATTCGGATTTCTTCTATTCCCCTTTCTTTATTCATTTATTCTTAGTTTTTTCTCTAAGGATCTGGCACGACCAGCTACAAATGGTTTTGCCGGGTTATCTAACTATATTAAATTACTTCAAGACCCTTATTTTCTGAATTCTTTGAAAGTAACAGGGATATTTAGTTTTACGTCTGTTTTCTTTGAGCTCCTCATCGGGGTTGCTATTGCTCTTGTTCTCAATATGAAGTTTCGTTTTCGAGGATTTGTGCGAGGGTTGATTATTCTTCCCTGGGCACTGCCCAATATTGTCAATGCATCCATGTGGAGCTGGATATATAATGCCAACTATGGAGTGTTGAATGCTCTCCTTTTAAAATTAGGTTTGATTGAAGAATATCAGGCATGGCTGGGAAATCCAGTAAGCGCTATGATTCTTGTAATCCTTGCTAATGTCTGGAAAGAGACTCCCTTTACAATCATTATGGTTCTGGCTGCTCTTCAAGGTGTTCCAAAAGCGATGTATGAAGCGGCTAAAGTTGATGGAGCAAATGTATTTAAAAGATGGCACTACATTACTCTTCCATTTATTAAAAATATCCTTATGGTCTGTGGTCTGCTGCAATTAATCTGGAGCTTGTTGCACACATTTGAATTGATTTATGTCATCACCAGAGGTGGACCCTTCAATTCGACAGATATACTTCCTCTTAGAATCTACTGGCAGACCTTCAAGTCTCTCAGATTCGGTTATGGGTCAGCTATGTCTTATCTGACGGCTCTTATTATCTTCATACCGACTTTCTTCTATATTAAATCAGCTTATAAAAGCTCTATGGAGTCCTGA
- a CDS encoding ABC transporter substrate-binding protein, with translation MKKTFGLIVLLFTLFSLVSAGASGTQDSADGSGEKQEINNEITVIFPQHEADKIGAYPALVKEFTKETGIKVNLIQLGWDEVADKVLPELASGGSAYDVVEFDNGWVAKWTNAGWVEPLDNYMPVGYEAEMIPGLVDLFSGSDDKLYGVVWNNDTRFFYYNKSILDEAGIAAPPTTWDELIEQSKMMQDRGLIKYGLAPFWKAEWALANEFHFWTYTYGGRIVDGDGNFLWNKDSKTLAAVNGMKRLLDEGVADPASLTYDQETSMNLFLKGETAFMPQGLSGLLTYADNPEISSVVGEIAVSTVPGASADLSAALTLPEAYAIPKASKNKENAWKFIEFMTSKESNKKLSNQIGTLPIWVDVFSDSDLLEKYPHWLQFQQQLVSVQGLSTLSWYDDFADKCITEIQTSLSGRQSAEEALAKMADLLKEFDGVK, from the coding sequence ATGAAAAAAACTTTTGGGCTTATTGTTCTGTTGTTTACCTTGTTTAGTCTTGTCAGTGCCGGTGCATCAGGAACTCAAGACTCTGCGGATGGTTCTGGTGAGAAGCAGGAAATTAATAATGAGATAACTGTTATATTTCCACAGCATGAAGCTGATAAAATCGGTGCTTATCCTGCATTGGTTAAAGAATTTACAAAAGAAACAGGAATTAAAGTTAACCTGATTCAATTGGGTTGGGATGAGGTCGCTGATAAAGTGCTTCCTGAACTTGCATCTGGTGGTTCTGCTTATGATGTTGTTGAATTTGACAATGGTTGGGTTGCTAAATGGACAAATGCAGGATGGGTTGAGCCTCTTGATAACTATATGCCTGTCGGATATGAAGCTGAAATGATTCCTGGACTTGTTGATCTCTTTAGTGGTAGTGATGATAAATTGTATGGTGTTGTCTGGAATAATGATACAAGATTTTTCTACTATAATAAGTCCATATTAGATGAAGCCGGTATTGCTGCACCTCCCACCACATGGGATGAACTAATTGAACAGAGCAAAATGATGCAGGATAGGGGACTCATAAAATATGGTCTTGCTCCTTTCTGGAAAGCAGAATGGGCTCTTGCTAATGAATTCCATTTCTGGACTTATACTTATGGTGGTCGGATCGTTGATGGGGATGGTAATTTCCTCTGGAATAAAGATTCAAAAACATTGGCCGCAGTTAATGGTATGAAACGATTACTGGATGAAGGTGTTGCAGATCCTGCTTCCTTAACTTATGACCAGGAAACTTCCATGAACCTTTTTCTAAAAGGTGAAACAGCTTTTATGCCTCAGGGACTTTCCGGTTTATTAACATATGCAGATAACCCTGAAATCTCCAGTGTTGTAGGAGAGATCGCTGTTTCTACTGTTCCCGGGGCCTCTGCCGACTTATCCGCTGCATTAACTCTTCCCGAAGCCTATGCCATCCCTAAGGCATCCAAAAATAAAGAGAATGCATGGAAATTTATTGAGTTCATGACCAGCAAGGAATCAAATAAAAAGCTTTCCAATCAGATTGGTACTCTGCCGATCTGGGTAGATGTTTTTTCTGATAGTGATCTACTTGAGAAATATCCACATTGGCTGCAGTTTCAACAGCAGCTTGTTTCTGTTCAGGGATTATCCACCTTAAGTTGGTATGATGATTTTGCAGATAAATGTATTACTGAAATACAAACTTCTCTTTCAGGAAGACAGAGTGCTGAAGAGGCATTGGCCAAGATGGCTGATCTGTTAAAAGAGTTTGACGGCGTTAAATAA
- a CDS encoding DeoR/GlpR family DNA-binding transcription regulator, whose product MSRKAFIRQEALVEYLNEHTELSVEDLCTYFKVSEATIRRDLAELEELKKVKRIIGGVQVLPSAAPEPPIESRMGEVSYEKEIIGVAAAKLIQDGDTVFISSGSTAYQTARNITKHERLTVITNSLPVIDLISKCPKITLIALGGILRQSEQSFVGPGAEQALQGLRADKAILGVRAIHLEQGLTNDALPETQIDRLVINIASEVIVVSDHTKFDKIAPLFLAPLQSISKIVTDDIEDIKALAYKEQGIQIIRAI is encoded by the coding sequence ATGTCCCGAAAAGCATTTATCAGACAGGAAGCTCTTGTTGAATATCTAAATGAACATACAGAACTGAGTGTTGAAGACTTATGTACTTACTTTAAAGTGAGTGAAGCAACAATCAGAAGAGATTTAGCCGAACTTGAAGAGTTGAAAAAAGTTAAACGGATTATCGGTGGAGTACAAGTCTTACCCTCTGCGGCACCCGAACCGCCTATTGAATCAAGAATGGGTGAAGTCTCTTATGAAAAAGAGATCATTGGTGTCGCTGCTGCAAAACTGATACAGGATGGAGATACCGTTTTTATAAGCAGTGGTTCGACGGCCTATCAAACGGCAAGAAATATTACCAAGCATGAACGATTGACTGTTATCACTAATTCTCTTCCTGTAATAGATTTAATAAGCAAATGCCCCAAAATCACTCTGATTGCTTTAGGTGGGATTCTCCGTCAATCAGAGCAGTCCTTTGTCGGCCCCGGAGCAGAACAGGCATTGCAAGGACTACGTGCAGACAAGGCTATATTGGGAGTCCGGGCTATTCATTTAGAACAGGGCCTAACAAATGATGCACTCCCAGAAACGCAGATCGATAGATTGGTTATTAATATTGCCAGTGAAGTAATTGTTGTTTCAGATCATACAAAATTTGATAAGATTGCCCCTCTTTTCCTGGCTCCCTTACAGTCCATTTCTAAAATTGTTACTGATGATATAGAGGACATAAAGGCTCTAGCTTATAAAGAGCAGGGTATCCAGATCATCCGCGCAATATAG
- a CDS encoding carbohydrate ABC transporter permease → MSGLSITEKYLLKKRLQRFVSSSFLYIAVALIVLWVLAPYTWLVISSFSSKIDLLEVPLKIPTKFTLDHYHSIFSAGTAIGEGMSFFTQSLMNSVIITFGSTVLSMVLGVLSAYAISRLRFKGRNQALLIMMISYMLPPIAIVIPGYMILKALSLYDSRFGLILVNISFILPLIVWIMRGFFMSISKEMEESARIDGCSYLGSLFRIVLPLSAPGIVSAGIFAFIASWNEYLYAFLYTSMRARTLPVLLGEFTTKVGIDYLNMAAAGVITSLPPVILALVFQKFLISGLTEGSVKG, encoded by the coding sequence ATGAGTGGATTATCAATAACCGAAAAATACCTATTAAAAAAGAGACTTCAGCGATTTGTTTCCAGTTCATTTTTATATATAGCTGTAGCACTGATTGTTTTGTGGGTTCTTGCTCCCTATACCTGGCTTGTTATCTCATCTTTCTCATCTAAAATTGATTTGTTGGAAGTTCCTCTGAAAATTCCTACAAAGTTTACTTTGGATCATTACCACTCTATTTTTTCTGCAGGTACTGCCATTGGAGAGGGGATGTCCTTTTTCACTCAATCTCTTATGAATTCAGTGATCATTACCTTTGGTTCCACCGTTTTATCAATGGTGTTAGGAGTTCTCAGTGCTTATGCTATCAGCAGATTACGGTTTAAGGGACGTAATCAGGCACTATTGATAATGATGATCAGTTATATGCTTCCCCCCATTGCGATTGTTATCCCTGGATATATGATTTTAAAAGCCCTCTCACTATATGACAGCCGTTTTGGACTGATTTTGGTGAACATAAGCTTTATATTGCCTCTGATTGTATGGATCATGAGAGGTTTTTTTATGAGTATCTCCAAAGAGATGGAAGAATCCGCTCGAATAGACGGTTGCTCTTATCTGGGGTCTCTTTTTAGGATCGTGCTTCCCCTTTCTGCTCCAGGAATTGTCAGCGCAGGAATCTTTGCCTTCATAGCGTCCTGGAATGAGTACCTGTATGCCTTTCTCTATACAAGTATGAGAGCTAGAACCCTTCCTGTTCTCCTTGGTGAGTTTACAACTAAAGTTGGAATAGATTATTTAAATATGGCAGCTGCGGGGGTTATAACAAGTCTTCCACCTGTTATCCTGGCACTGGTCTTTCAGAAGTTTTTGATCAGTGGTCTTACCGAAGGTTCGGTGAAGGGGTAA